One Ricinus communis isolate WT05 ecotype wild-type chromosome 2, ASM1957865v1, whole genome shotgun sequence DNA segment encodes these proteins:
- the LOC125369281 gene encoding uncharacterized protein LOC125369281, translating into MLAEKQPGMLSSTIESNPREHVKAITLRSGKQLASSLPMADNDVIMQDEPAKKMVEPVQTEDKKKSRVREYQPPISYPARLKQEKVDQQFGKFLDLFKQLRINLPFVEAISQIPRYARFLKEILSNKRKLEDLGLVTLNEECSAILQNKLPVKRRDPRSSIVPNLSEPKPTWMSIQLADRTVKYPRGIVENVLVKGESSVPLILGRPFLATFRAVIDACDEKLQLRVGDETITFNLSTFMRYSLDHDDTIYSMDVLDDIVESQLQEILFDDPLQVALQVEDEEELSNEDVLEQLACLLVKVQKLRPSLEEPPALELKELPKHLTYAYLDEAEKLSVIIAADLTPEEKEMTLASLMKYPEAFTYKIANTLGINPNCYSHKILMEDNYRVVPKKGGMMVIKNEKDELILTRTVIFIFSLHFRTKRKPISLAPISVARYVEANLVLNWEKCHFMEKESIVLGHKISHAGMEVDRTKVETIAKLPPPSSVKAIRSFLGHAGFYRRFIKEFSKIARSLTQLLVKDVPFIFSDDCLQAFELLREKLTTTPIMQDIDRCPGVTEKELLPVVYAFDKFRSHLVLSKTVVYTDHSDKKGAENSAADHLLRLENPSLDALDERPIDDSFLDEYLCSIKVIRRCVYGEEILQILRHCHEGPTGGYQAANHTARKILDVGFYWPTIFPDARAFVQHRKLDMCYLVASQIRTFMRESKKIHLCFGPYITRLARRLDVLDGCLSELTQIGDMLLVGVRQMINMRMMTASQWPHRIEYRLVSRVLRKAREARARAQQDLAVDIPELRPRDILDVHFTEFRQFRKETGAQLQGFNDVLQQLLEGLERQVTQDDGVQRFFNNLGDIELDLSDCFPDATQPPPVPAATQDPPSSTSTAPTEDAPMPPPASPST; encoded by the exons atgctggCTGAGAAACAGCCAGGGATGCTTTCCAGTACCATAGAGTCAAACCCAAGGGAGCATGTCAAGGCCATCACCTTGAGATCAGGTAAGCAATTAGCTAGTTCCTTACCTATGGCTGATAATGATGTTATTATGCAGGATGAGCCAGCTAAGAAGATGGTAGAGCCTGTGCAAACTGAGGACAAGAAGAAGAGTCGTGTGAGGGAATACCAGCCTCCAATTTCATATCCTGCCAGGTTGAAGCAGGAAAAGGTTGATCAgcagtttggtaagtttttagatttatttaagcaGCTGAGGATTAAcctaccttttgttgaggctatATCACAGATACCTAGGTATGCTAGGTTCCTGAAAGAGATTctaagcaacaagaggaagctGGAGGACTTGGGACTTGTGACATTAAATGAGGAGTGCTCAGCCATTCTTCAAAACAAGCTGCCAGTAAAGAGGCGTGATCCAAGGAGTTCCATTGTTCCCa ATTTGAGTGAGCCTAAACCTACTTGGATGAGCATACAGTTAGCAGATAGGACTGTGAAATATCCTAGGGGAATAGTTGAAAATGTActtgttaag ggtgagagTAGCGTGCCTTTAATTCTAggtagacctttccttgcaacaTTTAGGGCTGTTATAGATGCATGTGATGAGAAGTTACAGCTTAGAGTAGGTGATGAGACTATTACCTTTAACCTTAGCACTTTTATGAGATATTCACTTGACCATGATGATACTATATATTCTATGGATGTTTTGGATGATATTGTGGAGTCTCAATTGCAGGAGATATTATTTGATGACCCTTTGCAGGTAGCATTACAGGTTGAagatgaggaggagttgtccaatgaGGATGTGTTGGAACAACTTGCTTGTTTGTTG GTCAAGGTGCAGAAATTGAGACCTTCACTTGAGGAGCCACCAGCCCTAGAGTTGAAGGAGTTGCCTAAGCACTTGACCTATGCCTATTTGGATGAGGCGGAGAAGCTGTCGGTAATCATTGCAGCTGATTTGACTCCTGAGGAGAAGGAGATGACTTTGGCTTCTCTTATGAAGTATCCCGAGGCCTTTACATACAAGATTGCAAACACTCTTGGAATCAACCCCAACTGTTATTCGCATAAGATCCTGATGGAGGATAATTACAGG GTTGTGCCTAAGAAGGGAGGCATGATGGTGATTAAGAACGAGAAGGATGAGCTAATATTGACTAGGACG gttattttcatattctcATTGCATTTTAGGACCAAGAGAAAACCAATTTCACTTGCCCCTATT AGCGTTGCGCGCTATGTAGAAGCTAACCTTGTGCTGAATTgggaaaagtgtcattttatggaaAAGGAGAGTATTGTGctagggcataagatttcacatgcaGGGATGGAGGTAGATAGAACTAAGGTAGAGACCATTGCTAAGTTGCCACCTCCTAGCTCGGTTAAGGCTATTAGGAGTTTCCTTGGTCATGCAGgtttttatagaaggttcatcaaagagttttctaagattgctagatCTTTGACTCAATTGCTTGTAAAAGATGTTCCATTCATATTTTCTGATGATTGTTTGCAGGCTTTTGAGTTACTTAGGGAGAAGCTAACTACAACCCCTATTATG caagatATTGACAGATGCCCAGGAGTTACTGAGAAGGAGTTGCTTCCTGTGGTATACGCTTTCGACAAGTTTCGCTCACACTTGGTACTATCTAAGACCGTGGTCTACACGGATCATTCG gataagaagggtGCAGAGAACTCGGCCGCAGATCACCTTTTGAGATTGGAGAACCCGAGCctagatgcacttgatgaaAGGCCTATTGATGACAGTTTTTTAGATGAGTACTTATGCTCTATTAAG GTGATTCGGCGATGCGTGTATGGGGAGGAGATCCTCCAGATTTTGAGGCATTGCCATGAGGGACCAACGGGAGGTTATCAAGCAGCTAACCACACTGCTAGGAAGATTCTTGATGTTGGATTCTATTGGCCGACCATCTTTCCAGATGCTAGAGCATTTGTGcag CACAGGAAGTTGGATATGTGCTACCTCGTAGCCAGTCAGATCAGGACCTTCATGAGGGAGTCCAAGAAGATACATCTCTGTTTTGGCCCCTACATCACACGGTTGGCTAGGAGGTTGGATGTTCTAGATGGTTGTTTGAGTGAGCTGACTCAGATAGGAGATATGTTACTAGTGGGAGTCCGCCAGATGATTAACATGCGGATGATGACAGCTTCTCAGTGGCCCCATAGAATAGAGTACAGATTAGTCAGTCGGGTCTTGCGGAAGGCTAGGGAGGCCAGAGCTAGGGCACAACAGGACCTAGCTGTAGACATACCAGAGCTACGACCTCGAGACATACTTGACGTG CACTTCACTGAGTTTAGGCAGTTCCGGAAGGAGACCGGAGCACAGCTCCAAGGTTTTAACGATGTACTGCAGCAGCTCTTGGAGGGCCTCGAGAGACAGGTTACACA GGATGATGGAGTGCAGCGATTCTTTAATAATCTGGGTGATATTGAGCTGGACCTCAGTGATTGTTTTCCAGATGCAACCCAGCCTCCACCAGTTCCAGCTGCCACTCAGGACCCTCCATCGTCTACAAGCACAGCTCCTACCGAGGATGCGCCGATGCCCCCACCAGCCTCACCTTCCACTTAG